The Geothrix sp. DNA segment AGATGGTGGGCAGCCCCATCGTCCGCCCGACGGAGATCCCTTTCACCCTCAAGGAGCGCACCGTCGTCCTGGTGGACGACGTCCTCTACACGGGCCGGACCGTCCGGGCCGCCCTGGACGCCCTGCTGGACCACGGGCGCCCCCGCCGGGTCATGCTCCTGGTCATGGCCGACCGCAGCGGCCGCGAGCTGCCCATCCAGGCCGACCTGGCCTGCCTGCGGGTCGAGGTCCCCCCGGGCCACCGGGTGGCGGTCCGGGTGAAGGAGATCGACGGCGAAGACGGCGTGACCGTGGAGGCCTGCTGATGACCTCCGAGC contains these protein-coding regions:
- the pyrR gene encoding bifunctional pyr operon transcriptional regulator/uracil phosphoribosyltransferase PyrR gives rise to the protein MPAAPGPCPMDPGQMEAALRRLAADLMARVGPDEEVVLLGIRSRGLPLAERLASLLRATTGAQVPVGSLDITLYRDDLTEMVGSPIVRPTEIPFTLKERTVVLVDDVLYTGRTVRAALDALLDHGRPRRVMLLVMADRSGRELPIQADLACLRVEVPPGHRVAVRVKEIDGEDGVTVEAC